The following proteins are co-located in the Calliphora vicina chromosome 2, idCalVici1.1, whole genome shotgun sequence genome:
- the LOC135950875 gene encoding uncharacterized protein LOC135950875, with product MDYLTMFKSLKTMWDIYQSFTSSWNTIAEKRNREEAIAQQKYKQMQQIRINSKKPPKFNNKKNNTQTTKSPRKQTTTTTTVQPALNSLEVYTSSEEEVAPAKKQPLAKVEPRKGVKADKGNNKEVESLRDKRQTDGVNGSTDVAEGRYIKGDPLKGYYDFVITEGSYKFWAAFQVGTAILIIYSTFAAIYYSKVNPLVSDYDYTDYLGGARSLNGGDLDFVDDDSDVLQKAQPKSWLEYLPRSGHSLKFILDAIDKLPTDHNTQEEGNSEDFAPESKEVKDNFDGIEYEDDLEPSNQTENTQESENSNETKQDNTAM from the exons ATGGACTATTTAACCATGTTTAAATCTTTGAAAACCatgtgggatatctatcaatcATTTACCTCCTCCTGGAATACCATAGCCGAAAAACGTAATCGCGAAGAGGCAATAGCCCAacagaaatacaaacaaatgcAGCAAATCAGAATAAATTCCAAGAAACCgccaaaatttaataacaaaaagaaTAACACACAAACTACGAAAAGTCCTAGAAAACAGACCACAACCACTACAACAGTACAGCCAGCGCTTAATAGCTTAGAAGTGTATACATCATCAGAGGAAGAAGTAGCACCAGCGAAAAAGCAACCTTTGGCTAAAGTTGAGCCCAGAAAGGGTGTGAAGGCTGATAAGGGGAATAACAAGGAGGTGGAGAGTTTAAGAGataaaagacagacagacggtgTCAATGGCTCAACGGATGTGGCTGAGGGACGTTATATTAAGGGAGATCCTTTGAAGGGATACTATGATTTTGTCATCACAGAAGGTTCTTACAAGTTTTGGGCGGCATTTCAG GTCGGCACTGCTATATTGATTATTTACTCTACATTTGCTGCCATCTACTACTCCAAGGTTAATCCCCTCGTAAGTGATTACGATTATACAGATTATTTGGGTGGTGCTCGATCTCTAAATGGTGGCGATCTCGACTTTGTAGATGATGACAGTGATGTATTGCAAAAAGCACAACCAAAAAGCTGGCTGGAATATTTGCCACGTTCTGGTCATTCGCTGAAATTCATATTAGATGCCATAGATAAACTGCCAACGGATCATAACACTCAAGAAGAGGGTAATAGTGAAGATTTCGCACCAGAAAGTAAAGAAGTTAAGGACAATTTTGATGGAATTGAATATGAAGATGATTTAGAACCTTCTAATCAAACAGAAAATACACAAGAATcagaaaattcaaatgaaaCAAAACAGGATAATACAGCCATGTAG